In one Niallia taxi genomic region, the following are encoded:
- a CDS encoding type III pantothenate kinase → MIFVFDIGNTNIVLGVYDGDKLTQHWRIETNRFKTEDEYGMIIKSLFDHVGLKFSDIDGIIISSVVPPIMFSLERMCQKYFNIKPLVVGPGTKTGLNIKYDNPKEVGADRIVNAVAAIHEYGSPLIVVDFGTATTFCYINEHKQYMGGAIAPGINIATEALYSKAAKLPRIEIARPDGVVGKNTVSAMQSGILYGYVGQVEGIVKRMKEQSKENPKVIATGGLANLISQESNAIDIVDPFLTLKGLQLIYKKNKESK, encoded by the coding sequence TTGATTTTTGTTTTTGATATTGGGAATACAAATATTGTGCTTGGAGTATATGATGGCGATAAATTGACTCAGCATTGGAGAATTGAGACAAACAGATTTAAAACAGAGGATGAGTATGGCATGATCATCAAATCCCTGTTTGACCATGTTGGTTTGAAATTCTCGGATATTGATGGGATTATCATTTCATCTGTAGTTCCTCCTATCATGTTCTCTTTAGAGAGAATGTGCCAGAAATACTTTAATATTAAGCCTTTAGTGGTTGGTCCTGGAACGAAAACAGGATTAAACATTAAATATGATAATCCAAAAGAGGTTGGTGCTGACAGAATAGTGAATGCAGTTGCAGCTATTCATGAATACGGCAGCCCGTTAATTGTTGTAGATTTTGGTACAGCAACAACTTTTTGTTATATAAACGAACATAAGCAATATATGGGTGGAGCAATTGCACCAGGCATTAATATTGCGACAGAAGCGCTTTATTCAAAGGCTGCTAAGCTGCCAAGAATAGAAATTGCCCGACCTGATGGAGTCGTTGGTAAAAATACAGTATCGGCAATGCAATCCGGGATATTATATGGATATGTAGGACAAGTTGAGGGTATTGTAAAAAGAATGAAAGAACAGAGCAAGGAAAACCCGAAAGTAATTGCAACTGGAGGTTTAGCTAACCTTATTAGTCAAGAATCAAATGCGATTGACATTGTAGATCCATTTTTAACATTAAAGGGGCTACAGCTTATATATAAAAAGAACAAAGAAAGCAAATAA
- the ftsH gene encoding ATP-dependent zinc metalloprotease FtsH, whose protein sequence is MNRIFRNTIFYLLIFLVIIGVVSFFNGNNEPTKQLSYTELIEHLEAGDVSSITQQPERGVLELRGQLDSYSKDEYFVSYVTNNETVQNRIDKAATEGSKIDVLPAQETSSWVTFFTSIIPFVIIFILFFFLLNQAQGGGSRVMNFGKSKAKLYNEEKKKVRFKDVAGADEEKQELVEVVEFLKDPRKFAELGARIPKGVLLNGPPGTGKTLLARAVAGEAGVPFFSISGSDFVEMFVGVGASRVRDLFETAKKNAPCIIFIDEIDAVGRQRGAGLGGGHDEREQTLNQLLVEMDGFGANEGIIIVAATNRPDILDPALLRPGRFDRQITVDRPDVTGREAVLRVHARNKPLDSSVDLKSIAMRTPGFSGADLENLLNEAALVAARSDKKKIDMEDMDEATDRVIAGPSKKSRVISKKERNIVAYHEAGHTIIGVVLDEADMVHKVTIVPRGQAGGYAVMLPKEDRFLMTKKELLDKITGLLGGRVAEDIVFGEVSTGAHNDFQRATNIARKMVTEYGMSEKLGPLQFGQAQGGQVFLGRDLNNEQNYSDAIAYDIDQEIQRIIKESYERAKTILTENREKLNLIAETLLEIETLDAEQINSLYKDGVLPDRSKKADSFTNDDVKVNINMKKEDEEPKQD, encoded by the coding sequence ATGAACCGTATTTTCCGTAATACCATCTTTTATTTATTGATATTTTTAGTAATTATTGGTGTGGTAAGTTTCTTTAATGGAAATAACGAACCAACCAAGCAATTATCGTATACCGAGCTGATCGAGCACCTTGAAGCAGGTGATGTCAGTTCCATTACACAGCAGCCAGAACGAGGCGTTTTAGAATTACGAGGACAGCTAGATTCTTACAGTAAGGACGAATACTTCGTATCCTATGTAACGAATAATGAAACTGTTCAAAACCGTATTGATAAAGCGGCTACAGAAGGATCAAAAATTGATGTCCTTCCTGCACAAGAAACAAGCAGCTGGGTGACATTCTTTACTTCTATTATTCCTTTTGTCATTATATTCATCTTGTTCTTCTTCTTGCTTAACCAAGCGCAAGGCGGCGGCAGTCGTGTTATGAACTTCGGTAAGAGCAAAGCGAAGCTTTATAATGAAGAGAAGAAGAAAGTCCGTTTTAAAGATGTAGCAGGAGCGGATGAAGAGAAGCAAGAGCTAGTGGAAGTGGTAGAATTCCTGAAAGATCCAAGGAAATTTGCTGAGTTAGGCGCAAGAATTCCTAAGGGTGTCCTTCTTAATGGACCTCCAGGAACAGGTAAAACATTGCTTGCAAGAGCAGTAGCAGGTGAAGCAGGCGTTCCGTTCTTCTCCATCAGCGGATCTGACTTTGTAGAAATGTTTGTAGGGGTCGGTGCATCTCGTGTACGTGACCTATTTGAAACAGCGAAAAAGAATGCACCATGTATTATCTTTATAGATGAGATTGATGCTGTAGGGCGTCAGCGTGGAGCAGGTCTTGGCGGAGGCCATGACGAGCGTGAACAAACTTTGAACCAGCTATTGGTTGAAATGGACGGGTTTGGTGCAAATGAAGGGATAATCATTGTCGCTGCAACTAACCGACCGGACATTCTTGACCCAGCGTTATTACGTCCAGGCCGATTTGACCGTCAAATCACTGTTGACAGACCTGATGTAACAGGCCGCGAAGCTGTATTACGTGTACATGCTCGCAATAAGCCATTAGATTCATCTGTTGACTTAAAGAGTATTGCAATGCGTACACCAGGTTTCTCAGGTGCAGATTTGGAAAACCTATTGAATGAAGCAGCACTTGTTGCTGCAAGATCAGATAAGAAAAAGATTGATATGGAAGATATGGATGAGGCGACAGATCGTGTTATCGCTGGTCCATCTAAGAAAAGCCGTGTCATCTCTAAAAAAGAAAGAAACATTGTTGCCTATCATGAAGCTGGTCACACAATCATTGGGGTTGTTCTTGATGAAGCAGATATGGTACACAAGGTTACTATCGTACCAAGGGGTCAAGCTGGAGGATATGCAGTAATGCTTCCTAAAGAAGATCGCTTCCTAATGACTAAGAAAGAGTTATTGGATAAGATTACTGGTCTGCTTGGTGGTCGTGTGGCAGAAGACATCGTCTTTGGCGAAGTCAGCACTGGTGCACATAACGACTTCCAAAGAGCAACAAATATTGCACGCAAAATGGTTACTGAATATGGAATGAGTGAAAAGCTAGGACCACTTCAGTTTGGCCAAGCGCAAGGAGGCCAAGTGTTCCTTGGTAGAGATTTGAATAATGAGCAAAACTATTCAGATGCTATTGCTTACGATATTGACCAGGAAATTCAACGCATCATTAAAGAGAGCTATGAAAGAGCGAAAACAATCTTGACTGAAAACAGGGAAAAACTAAACTTGATTGCTGAAACATTGTTAGAAATCGAAACATTGGATGCAGAGCAAATCAACAGCCTTTATAAGGATGGAGTTCTTCCAGATCGTTCAAAAAAAGCTGACTCTTTCACTAATGATGATGTGAAAGTTAACATTAATATGAAAAAAGAAGATGAAGAGCCTAAACAAGATTAA
- the hpt gene encoding hypoxanthine phosphoribosyltransferase: MKHDIEKILISEEELQSKIKDLGQQLTEDYKDKFPLAIGVLKGAMPFMADLLKRMDTYLEMDFMDVSSYGNSTVSSGEVKILKDLDTSVEGRDILILEDIIDSGLTLSYLVELFRYRKAKSIKIVTLLDKPSGRKVDLQADYIGFIVPDEFVVGYGLDYAERYRNLPYIGVLKPEVYTNTNE, encoded by the coding sequence ATGAAACATGATATTGAAAAAATATTGATTTCTGAGGAAGAATTACAAAGCAAGATTAAAGACCTTGGACAACAATTGACAGAGGACTACAAGGATAAGTTTCCTTTGGCTATTGGGGTGCTTAAAGGGGCAATGCCATTTATGGCCGACCTTTTAAAACGCATGGATACATATCTTGAAATGGATTTCATGGATGTATCGAGCTATGGAAATTCCACTGTTTCTTCAGGTGAAGTAAAAATCCTTAAGGATTTGGATACTTCTGTTGAGGGTAGAGATATCCTTATTCTTGAAGACATCATTGACAGCGGTTTGACATTGAGCTATCTTGTTGAACTATTCCGCTATCGCAAAGCAAAATCAATCAAGATTGTGACACTGCTTGATAAGCCTTCTGGAAGGAAAGTAGATTTACAAGCTGATTACATTGGATTTATCGTCCCAGATGAATTTGTAGTTGGTTACGGTCTGGATTATGCAGAAAGATACCGCAATTTGCCTTATATCGGCGTTTTAAAACCAGAAGTTTATACTAACACTAACGAGTAA
- the tilS gene encoding tRNA lysidine(34) synthetase TilS has protein sequence MLEEKVEEYLIKKGIVLSGKKVLVGVSGGPDSLALLHFLWSRESTWNISVIAAHVDHMFRGEESLEEAKFVEDFCKDRSIPIKWKQINMPAIIEETGRNGQMTSREYRYTFYKEVMDEYEIPFLALGHHGDDQVETILMRLTRGSSAKARAGIPFSRPFGPGSLFRPFLCLEKQEIEEYCNKYMLFPRRDPSNDKEVYSRNRFRKHVLPFLKKENPNATAHFQRFSEEAAEDEVFLMEATKAIWDQVVKNQNENEITIDIEAFLSIAISLQRRCIHLILNYLYKEKISSLSAIHTNQIITLFQNPHSSGKIDLPEGLKVVKSYNLAHFQLNISPNEPFYYEILKTGEILLPNGYYIRVEYTSNTPYANGDAIIVDSDLITLPIVIRTRRNGDRIKVRGMDGMKKVKGIFIDAKIPLQERDSWPIVTDGNDNILWLPGLKKSVYSLKQANSGYNLLITYKKQ, from the coding sequence ATGTTAGAAGAAAAGGTAGAAGAGTATTTAATAAAAAAAGGAATAGTTCTAAGTGGGAAAAAAGTTTTGGTAGGCGTATCTGGAGGACCTGATTCCCTTGCCCTGCTCCATTTCCTATGGAGCAGGGAATCGACTTGGAATATTAGTGTGATTGCTGCCCATGTGGATCATATGTTCAGAGGGGAGGAATCGCTGGAAGAGGCGAAATTTGTTGAGGATTTTTGCAAAGATAGGTCTATCCCTATCAAGTGGAAACAAATTAATATGCCGGCAATAATAGAGGAAACAGGAAGAAACGGTCAAATGACATCAAGAGAGTATCGTTATACATTCTACAAGGAAGTAATGGATGAATACGAGATTCCTTTCCTTGCTCTAGGTCATCATGGAGATGACCAAGTGGAAACAATTTTGATGCGCTTGACTAGAGGCAGCAGTGCCAAGGCTAGAGCTGGAATTCCTTTCAGCCGTCCGTTTGGGCCAGGAAGTTTATTTAGGCCATTTTTATGTTTAGAAAAACAGGAAATAGAGGAATACTGTAATAAGTATATGCTTTTCCCTAGAAGAGATCCGAGTAATGATAAGGAAGTCTACAGCAGGAATAGATTTCGAAAGCATGTTCTTCCATTTTTGAAAAAAGAAAACCCAAATGCTACAGCACATTTTCAACGGTTTAGCGAAGAAGCGGCCGAGGATGAGGTTTTTTTAATGGAGGCAACTAAAGCCATTTGGGATCAAGTTGTAAAGAATCAGAATGAAAATGAAATAACCATTGACATTGAAGCATTTCTCTCAATAGCTATTTCTTTACAAAGAAGATGTATTCATCTAATATTAAATTATCTCTATAAAGAGAAGATATCTTCATTATCCGCCATACATACTAACCAAATAATTACATTATTTCAAAATCCACATTCTTCCGGAAAAATTGATCTCCCAGAGGGTTTGAAGGTAGTCAAATCCTACAATTTGGCACACTTTCAATTAAACATTTCTCCAAATGAACCCTTTTATTATGAAATTTTAAAAACGGGAGAGATATTATTACCAAATGGGTATTATATTAGGGTAGAATATACTAGCAACACTCCATATGCGAATGGAGATGCTATTATAGTCGATTCTGATTTAATTACATTACCTATTGTTATAAGAACAAGGAGGAATGGAGACAGGATAAAAGTTAGAGGAATGGATGGGATGAAGAAAGTAAAGGGTATATTCATCGATGCAAAGATTCCTCTGCAAGAGAGAGACAGCTGGCCAATTGTTACAGATGGGAACGATAACATATTATGGCTCCCAGGTTTAAAAAAATCTGTTTATTCTTTAAAGCAGGCGAATAGTGGTTATAATCTATTAATAACATATAAAAAGCAATGA
- a CDS encoding protein kinase domain-containing protein, whose product MMNSMKSPFKINRGTVIRGKWHKKEYTIIKELGFGANGTVFLADSSLGKVALKLSDNGMSIISEVNVLKSFAKVQGYSLGPSLIDVDDWNTTSGTISFYVMEYINGPNLLSFIENRDDSWVNVLMIQLLKDLQVLHENNWVFGDLKPENLIINGPPTRIRCIDVGGTTIIGRAIKEFTEFYDRGYWGLGSRKAEPSYDLFAVAMIMINIYYPNRFNKVEGGLKQLQIMIQKKRELVQYENVLIKALTGRYRSADEMRKELIQLSSGNETRTASRTSTNTAVRTKSPAVSTSGTKGRVQAQQGKRTKKKKRTGYLESILLIVVISLLYIVYIYGQMT is encoded by the coding sequence ATGATGAATTCTATGAAGAGTCCATTTAAGATAAATCGTGGAACGGTAATTAGAGGTAAATGGCATAAAAAGGAATATACTATTATTAAAGAGCTTGGTTTTGGCGCGAATGGCACAGTTTTTCTTGCAGATTCCAGTCTCGGAAAAGTGGCTTTAAAGCTAAGTGACAATGGCATGTCCATTATTTCAGAGGTAAATGTATTGAAATCCTTTGCTAAGGTCCAAGGTTACAGCCTTGGACCTTCTTTAATAGATGTTGATGATTGGAACACAACAAGCGGCACCATTTCATTTTACGTTATGGAGTATATAAACGGTCCTAATCTTCTATCCTTTATCGAGAATAGGGATGATTCTTGGGTTAATGTTCTAATGATTCAGCTTTTAAAGGATTTGCAGGTACTACATGAAAATAACTGGGTATTTGGTGACTTAAAGCCCGAGAACTTAATCATAAATGGGCCGCCTACAAGAATAAGATGCATTGACGTTGGCGGTACTACAATTATTGGAAGAGCCATCAAGGAATTTACTGAGTTTTATGATCGTGGCTACTGGGGACTCGGTTCAAGAAAGGCAGAACCATCGTATGACCTGTTTGCGGTTGCCATGATTATGATAAATATCTATTATCCTAACAGATTCAACAAAGTAGAGGGAGGTCTTAAACAGCTTCAAATAATGATTCAAAAAAAACGGGAGCTAGTGCAATATGAAAACGTGCTTATAAAGGCACTGACAGGCCGTTATAGAAGTGCTGATGAAATGAGAAAGGAATTAATACAGCTTTCAAGCGGAAACGAAACAAGGACAGCAAGTAGGACAAGCACAAATACAGCAGTTAGAACGAAATCCCCTGCTGTTAGTACTAGTGGAACAAAGGGAAGGGTGCAAGCTCAACAAGGTAAGAGAACGAAAAAGAAAAAAAGGACTGGCTATCTGGAATCTATCCTCTTAATCGTTGTCATATCACTGTTGTATATTGTATATATTTATGGACAAATGACCTGA
- a CDS encoding vWA domain-containing protein: MKTGTLKQILLITDGCSNQGNDPIAMAALANEQGITVNVIGVMEKDIIDDRGLKEIEEIALSGGGVSQVVYAQQLAQTVQMVTKKAMTQTLQGVVNKELQQILGSASKVEDLPPEKRGEVMEVVDELGETVELEVLVLVDTSASMKHKLPTVKEALIDLSLSLNARSGENRYSVFVFPGKKKDVEKMLDWTPRLESLTSIFSKLTTGGITPTGPALKEAIQYFKQKRSLRSLIRRDDDEFYEESI; this comes from the coding sequence ATGAAGACAGGTACATTAAAGCAAATTTTGCTCATTACAGATGGTTGCTCCAATCAGGGAAATGACCCTATTGCGATGGCTGCCTTAGCAAATGAACAGGGTATTACAGTAAATGTAATCGGTGTGATGGAAAAGGATATCATTGATGATCGCGGATTAAAGGAAATTGAGGAGATTGCTCTTTCTGGCGGTGGTGTGAGCCAAGTCGTTTATGCACAGCAGCTTGCTCAAACAGTTCAGATGGTAACAAAAAAAGCAATGACGCAAACCTTGCAGGGAGTTGTGAACAAAGAATTACAGCAAATATTAGGCAGTGCAAGCAAGGTGGAGGATTTGCCCCCGGAAAAAAGAGGAGAAGTGATGGAGGTTGTGGATGAGCTCGGCGAAACGGTTGAACTAGAAGTACTTGTTTTAGTTGATACTAGTGCAAGCATGAAGCATAAGCTCCCAACAGTTAAAGAAGCACTGATTGATTTATCTTTAAGCTTGAATGCAAGATCAGGTGAAAACAGGTATTCTGTGTTCGTATTTCCCGGGAAAAAGAAAGATGTCGAAAAAATGCTTGATTGGACTCCACGTCTAGAATCATTAACTAGTATTTTCTCTAAGCTTACAACGGGAGGCATTACTCCTACAGGTCCTGCTTTAAAGGAAGCTATCCAATACTTTAAGCAAAAACGTTCATTAAGGAGTCTGATTAGACGTGACGATGATGAATTCTATGAAGAGTCCATTTAA
- the spoIIE gene encoding stage II sporulation protein E, with the protein MEKVERDIIDGIADVDFGKSKEGFGVIYHKFHTKVENFFLAKGYILLVIGFLLGRALILATLTPFVLPFFAAVYLTRKDKAPLALVGLIGGAATLSLKEAFVSFILAFLFLIAYKLLSKWRRNENTFVPMLVLSTVLLGSLAESYILLDTITMYGAMMALVEASLGYILTLIFMQSLPLLTISKRRQALKTEEIVCLIIMLASVMTGTIGWSIYDLSIEHIMSRYLVLLFAFIAGATIGSTVGVVTGLIFSLASISSFYHMSLLAFSGLLGGLLKEGRKVGVALGLYISTLLIGMYGEGGGVLSVSLMETTVSVFLFMLTPSFLTSRIAKHIPGTTEFSQEQQQYMRKMRDVTAQRVSQFSTVFEALSNSFSAKSTTNDIDDSDRELDYFLSNVTEKTCQTCFRKEACWARNFNTTYDYMKDIMTEMSETDGSISLGLSREWEKHCTRSKKVTDAIHQELTLYQANQKLKKQVQESRKLVADQLLGVSEVMGDFAKEIQRERENHHKQEELILEAIQDFGIHIENVEIYSLEQGNVDIDITIPYNTGFGECEKLIAPMLSDILKETIIVNKEESAGYGQDYSHATFRSAKAFVVETGVAHAAKDGGFISGDSYSTIELGLGKYAVAISDGMGNGERAHLESEETLQLLQKILQSGIEEQVAIKSINSVLSLRTTDEIFATLDLAMIDLQNANAKFLKIGSTPSFIKRGSKVIKIQASNLPMGIVQEFDVDVVSEQLKAGDLLIMMSDGVFEGPKHVENFDLWMKRKIKELKTDSPQEVADLIMEEVIRSRSGLIEDDMTVLVAQINHNIPKWSSIPMRGFHQKAN; encoded by the coding sequence ATGGAAAAAGTGGAAAGGGATATTATCGACGGTATTGCAGATGTAGACTTTGGCAAATCAAAAGAGGGATTTGGCGTTATTTATCATAAATTCCATACAAAAGTAGAGAACTTTTTTTTGGCCAAAGGCTATATACTTTTGGTTATTGGTTTTCTTTTAGGGAGAGCGCTGATACTTGCGACGTTGACACCGTTTGTCCTCCCTTTCTTTGCAGCAGTTTACTTGACGCGGAAGGATAAGGCTCCATTAGCATTAGTTGGTTTGATTGGAGGAGCTGCAACTCTTTCCTTGAAAGAGGCTTTTGTTAGCTTCATACTTGCGTTTCTATTCCTCATAGCATATAAACTCCTAAGCAAATGGAGGAGAAATGAGAATACATTTGTTCCGATGCTTGTGCTTTCGACTGTACTGCTAGGATCTTTAGCAGAGTCTTATATTTTATTAGACACTATTACTATGTACGGAGCTATGATGGCACTTGTAGAAGCTAGTTTAGGATATATTCTCACATTGATATTTATGCAGAGCCTTCCTTTGCTGACAATTAGCAAAAGGAGACAAGCCTTAAAAACAGAAGAAATTGTTTGTCTTATCATCATGCTTGCTTCTGTTATGACGGGAACAATCGGATGGTCAATATATGACTTGTCGATTGAGCATATTATGTCACGCTATCTTGTGCTTCTGTTTGCATTTATAGCAGGTGCAACAATCGGTTCTACTGTAGGAGTTGTGACAGGATTGATATTTAGTCTGGCCAGTATTTCTAGCTTTTATCATATGAGCTTGCTTGCGTTTTCTGGTTTGCTTGGAGGTTTATTGAAGGAAGGCAGGAAGGTAGGAGTAGCACTCGGACTGTATATTTCAACACTACTAATTGGTATGTATGGAGAAGGCGGAGGGGTATTGTCAGTATCTCTTATGGAAACCACCGTCTCTGTTTTTCTATTTATGTTAACTCCGTCTTTCTTGACGTCCCGAATAGCCAAGCATATTCCAGGTACTACAGAATTTTCTCAGGAGCAGCAGCAATATATGAGGAAAATGCGTGATGTTACTGCACAAAGGGTTTCTCAATTTTCTACAGTCTTTGAGGCTCTTTCAAACAGTTTTTCTGCTAAAAGCACAACAAATGATATAGATGACTCAGATAGAGAACTCGATTATTTCTTAAGCAATGTGACAGAAAAAACATGTCAAACATGCTTCAGAAAGGAAGCTTGCTGGGCAAGAAACTTTAATACAACATATGATTATATGAAAGATATTATGACAGAAATGTCAGAGACTGACGGAAGTATTTCTTTAGGACTTTCAAGAGAATGGGAAAAGCATTGTACTAGATCAAAAAAAGTCACAGATGCCATTCATCAAGAATTGACATTATATCAGGCAAATCAAAAGCTGAAAAAACAAGTACAGGAGAGCAGAAAGCTAGTTGCAGACCAATTGCTCGGAGTTTCAGAGGTTATGGGCGATTTTGCAAAGGAAATTCAGAGAGAAAGAGAGAATCATCACAAGCAAGAGGAGCTTATTCTTGAAGCGATTCAGGATTTTGGCATTCATATTGAAAATGTGGAAATTTACAGTCTTGAGCAAGGGAATGTGGATATAGATATAACCATTCCATATAATACGGGCTTTGGAGAATGTGAAAAGCTGATAGCACCAATGCTTTCAGATATCTTAAAAGAAACTATCATTGTTAATAAAGAGGAGAGTGCAGGATACGGCCAGGATTATAGCCATGCTACTTTCCGTTCTGCGAAGGCCTTTGTGGTTGAAACTGGTGTAGCGCATGCTGCTAAGGATGGAGGTTTTATATCTGGGGACAGCTATTCAACAATAGAGTTAGGGTTAGGAAAGTATGCTGTGGCAATAAGTGACGGAATGGGTAACGGCGAGAGAGCACATTTAGAAAGTGAAGAAACTTTGCAGCTGCTCCAAAAAATACTTCAGTCTGGAATAGAGGAACAGGTTGCTATTAAATCAATTAACTCTGTACTGTCCCTAAGAACTACAGATGAAATTTTTGCAACTTTAGATTTAGCCATGATTGACTTGCAAAATGCAAATGCTAAGTTTCTCAAGATTGGTTCCACACCAAGCTTTATTAAAAGAGGATCAAAGGTAATTAAAATTCAGGCAAGCAACCTGCCAATGGGAATTGTTCAGGAGTTTGATGTAGATGTGGTCAGTGAGCAGTTAAAAGCAGGAGATCTGTTAATTATGATGAGTGATGGCGTTTTTGAAGGGCCGAAGCATGTCGAAAACTTTGACCTGTGGATGAAGAGAAAAATTAAAGAATTGAAGACAGACAGCCCGCAGGAGGTTGCTGACCTTATTATGGAAGAAGTGATTCGCTCACGTTCTGGTCTTATTGAAGACGATATGACAGTTCTTGTTGCGCAAATTAATCACAATATTCCGAAATGGTCTTCTATCCCAATGAGAGGATTTCATCAAAAAGCAAACTAG
- a CDS encoding S1 domain-containing RNA-binding protein: protein MSIEVGSKLQGKVTGITNFGAFVELPEGATGLVHISEVADNYVKDINDHLKVGDEVEVKVINVEKDGKIGLSIKKAKDRPERPERSNDRGDRRESRGGYSNNNSSRPRNTKSHHDNRAPKENFESKVARFLKDSEDRLASLKRNTESKRGGRGARRG from the coding sequence ATGTCAATCGAAGTAGGCAGCAAGTTACAAGGAAAGGTAACAGGAATTACTAATTTTGGTGCGTTTGTAGAACTGCCAGAAGGTGCAACTGGTCTTGTTCATATTAGTGAAGTCGCAGATAATTATGTAAAAGACATTAATGATCACTTGAAGGTCGGAGACGAAGTAGAAGTGAAAGTTATTAATGTGGAGAAAGATGGCAAGATTGGCCTGTCTATTAAAAAAGCTAAAGATAGACCGGAACGACCAGAAAGATCAAATGATCGTGGAGATCGCAGAGAGTCAAGAGGCGGCTATTCAAATAATAACTCGTCAAGACCTCGCAACACGAAATCGCACCATGATAATCGTGCTCCAAAAGAGAACTTTGAATCAAAAGTGGCCCGTTTCTTAAAAGACAGTGAAGATCGGTTAGCTTCTCTTAAACGAAATACTGAGTCTAAACGCGGGGGAAGAGGCGCTAGACGAGGGTAA
- a CDS encoding FtsB family cell division protein has translation MSVLRKPDVTKIQTDYNVQQEELSISAARKKKLLFRRLAAFSICALAIGFFMISTLISQGSVLEEKAAEKKKLDGKIALLEKEEKSLKEQIVKLNDEDYLAKLARKDLLLSEKGEIIFNIPDGKNKPNDDGK, from the coding sequence ATGAGTGTGTTAAGAAAACCGGATGTGACAAAAATACAAACAGACTATAACGTACAACAAGAAGAATTAAGCATTAGTGCAGCGAGAAAAAAGAAGCTTTTATTCCGGAGATTGGCTGCTTTCTCTATCTGTGCACTGGCAATAGGCTTTTTTATGATTTCAACACTCATATCCCAGGGCTCCGTTTTGGAAGAAAAGGCTGCTGAAAAGAAAAAGCTGGATGGAAAGATAGCTCTGTTGGAGAAAGAAGAAAAGAGTTTAAAGGAACAAATTGTCAAACTAAATGATGAAGATTATTTGGCCAAGCTTGCAAGAAAAGACTTACTTCTCTCGGAAAAAGGAGAGATAATCTTTAATATTCCTGATGGGAAAAATAAACCAAACGATGATGGAAAATAA
- the yabQ gene encoding spore cortex biosynthesis protein YabQ produces MTLSTQFMTMLAMVGMGLFFGISLDTYQFFLKRAERKRIIVFFHDLLFWVLQGLLMFYVLFLVNQGEIRIYLILALLLGFAAYQALLKSIYLSFLKLIISVSVRFYQLTVKLVVNLIYKPIKTLLLFLVSVVIFLLKGLMALVNGVIRVLRFILKVVLLPLKWLLSLIWLILPKKVKLNVDKYSGKLAGYYTMIKKYVKEWIKNRKKQ; encoded by the coding sequence ATGACATTATCCACTCAATTCATGACCATGCTGGCTATGGTTGGCATGGGTCTGTTTTTTGGAATTAGTTTAGATACGTATCAGTTCTTTCTAAAAAGGGCTGAGCGAAAACGAATTATCGTCTTTTTTCATGATCTCCTTTTCTGGGTTTTGCAGGGTTTGTTAATGTTTTATGTGCTATTTTTAGTGAACCAAGGTGAAATTAGAATCTACTTGATACTGGCATTATTATTGGGTTTTGCTGCATACCAGGCCCTTTTGAAATCAATCTATCTATCCTTTTTAAAGCTGATTATTTCCGTCAGTGTCCGATTCTACCAGCTTACTGTCAAGCTAGTGGTGAATCTTATCTATAAACCTATAAAAACACTTCTTCTATTTTTGGTATCGGTTGTTATTTTTCTTTTAAAGGGACTTATGGCACTTGTCAATGGTGTAATCAGGGTATTAAGATTTATTCTGAAGGTTGTTTTATTACCTCTTAAATGGCTATTATCCTTAATATGGCTGATTTTGCCGAAAAAGGTTAAATTAAACGTCGATAAATATTCTGGGAAATTGGCAGGATATTATACCATGATAAAGAAATATGTTAAGGAATGGATAAAAAATAGAAAAAAACAGTAA
- the yabP gene encoding sporulation protein YabP, whose amino-acid sequence MNQNYDSNTAKTSTVEHDVIMRGRRLLDITGVKQVESFDNEEFLLETVMGFLSIRGQNLQMKNLDVEKGIVSIKGKVFELLYVDEQSGDKAKGFFSKIFR is encoded by the coding sequence ATGAACCAAAATTATGATTCTAATACTGCAAAAACTAGCACTGTAGAGCATGATGTTATTATGAGAGGAAGAAGGCTCCTTGATATAACAGGAGTCAAGCAAGTTGAGAGCTTTGATAATGAAGAATTTTTATTAGAAACAGTAATGGGCTTCTTATCTATTAGGGGTCAAAACCTGCAAATGAAAAACCTGGACGTGGAAAAAGGGATTGTTTCTATTAAAGGCAAAGTATTCGAGTTGTTATATGTAGATGAGCAAAGTGGAGATAAAGCTAAAGGCTTCTTTAGCAAGATATTCCGATGA